A stretch of Hoplias malabaricus isolate fHopMal1 chromosome 10, fHopMal1.hap1, whole genome shotgun sequence DNA encodes these proteins:
- the LOC136708990 gene encoding metalloreductase STEAP2-like, whose product MDSISLMGSSPATTKASFLPNGLKNGSREGSCKPSVTIIGSGDFSKCLAIRLLHSGFHVVVGSRQPKRAAEFYPHVVDVTHHEDAVGKASMIFLAIRREHYPSLWDIKHLLAGKVLIDVSNNRRVNQYPESNAEYLASLFPESTVVKGFNIISAWAMQSGPKDASRQVYICSNSVEARQQVIELARQLSFIPVDMGTLSSAKEIENMPLRLFSDWKGPVLTAVSLSIFFFAYSFVRDIIHPYMKTKQSFFYKIPLEMVNRTLPIVAITLLALVYLAGQLAAAHQLVYGTKYRRFPHWLEGWLQSRKQLGLLSFFFACVHVLYSLCLPMRRSERYLLLNMAYQQVHANIENSWNEEEVWRVEMYVSFGIMSLGLLSLLAVTSIPSVNSALNWREFSFIQSTLGYIALLIATFHALLFGWKRAFEEEAYRFYLPPSFVVALVLPVTVIIGKVLLLLPCVAWRLKKIRRGCESSKSYTDHERPAAHVSPERVTIM is encoded by the exons ATGGACTCCATCTCATTGATGGGCAGCAGCCCTGCTACAACCAAGGCCTCCTTCTTGCCCAATGGACTGAAAAATGGGTCCCGGGAGGGGTCCTGTAAACCCTCTGTGACCATTATAGGCTCTGGAGACTTCTCCAAGTGTTTGGCTATTCGCCTGCTCCACAGCGGCTTTCACGTAGTGGTGGGCAGTCGCCAGCCCAAGAGGGCAGCTGAATTCTATCCTCATGTAGTGGATGTGACCCACCATGAAGATGCAGTGGGGAAGGCTTCTATGATTTTCCTGGCTATTCGCAGAGAGCACTACCCTTCTCTCTGGGACATTAAGCACCTGCTGGCTGGCAAGGTCTTGATAGATGTCAGCAACAACAGGCGGGTCAACCAGTACCCAGAGTCCAATGCAGAGTACCTCGCCTCTCTTTTTCCAGAATCCACTGTGGTCAAAGGGTTTAATATCATCTCTGCTTGGGCCATGCAGTCGGGCCCCAAAGACGCCAGTCGACAG GTGTATATCTGCAGTAACTCAGTGGAGGCTCGGCAGCAGGTCATTGAGTTGGCCCGGCAGCTCAGTTTCATTCCAGTAGACATGGGCACCTTGTCCTCAGCTAAGGAGATTGAGAACATGCCGTTACGTCTGTTCTCTGATTGGAAAGGTCCTGTGCTGACTgctgtctctctgtccatctTCTTCTTCGCCTACTCCTTTGTTCGGGACATAATCCATCCGTACATGAAGACCAAGCAAAGCTTCTTTTATAAGATCCCACTGGAAATGGTCAACAGGACACTGCCTATTGTGGCTATAACTCTGCTTGCACTGGTGTATTTAGCTGGTCAGCTGGCCGCTGCACACCAGCTTGTTTACGGTACCAAGTACAGACGCTTCCCTCACTGGCTGGAGGGATGGCTGCAGAGCCGCAAACAACTGGGCCTGCTGAGCTTCTTCTTTGCCTGTGTTCATGTGCTTTACAGCCTTTGCCTGCCCATGAGGAGATCTGAAAGATATCTACTACTCAACATGGCCTACCAGCAG GTCCATGCTAACATTGAAAATTCCTGGAATGAGGAGGAAGTGTGGAGAGTAGAGATGTATGTGTCTTTTGGTATTATGAGTCTTGGACTTCTCTCCCTCTTGGCTGTAACATCGATTCCATCAGTAAACAGCGCCCTCAACTGGAGAGAGTTCAGCTTTATCCAG TCTACTCTTGGCTACATTGCCCTGCTCATTGCTACATTCCACGCGCTGCTGTTTGGCTGGAAGCGGGCTTTTGAGGAGGAGGCCTATCGGTTCTACTTGCCGCCAAGCTTCGTCGTGGCGCTGGTGCTGCCTGTAACAGTGATCATTGGGAAAGTTTTGCTTCTGCTGCCCTGCGTGGCCTGGAGGCTGAAGAAAATCCGCAGAGGCTGTGAGAGCAGCAAGAGCTACACTGACCATGAGAGACCTGCTGCTCATGTGTCTCCAGAAAGGGTCACGATCATGTGA
- the LOC136708762 gene encoding STEAP1 protein-like isoform X1 → MELEPQEHGDVHHEESFQLCEMEVTNLQLTPKETEEGVTMSDMSRRPLLSEFAMEEFELPANIHFQEMPLFPKWQPPLKVMAVLMLMSFIYTFLRDVLHPYVSNGKNDLYKIPILVLNKVLPWTSITLLAFVYLPGVLASLLQLHRGTKYSRFPMWLENWMGVRKQLGLLAFLLACLHALYSLSYPMRRSYRYKLLNWAYQQVQQKNENAWVEDDVWRMEIYISLGIIGLGILALLAISSIPSVSDMLNWREFQFVQRTLGYTALFLCTSHALVYGWKKWVELKHYVWYTPPSFILASFLPAIILLVKTVLTISCLEKKLGSIRHGWERPGRKGLSDKDSL, encoded by the exons ATGGAGCTAGAGCCTCAGGAACATGGAGATGTGCATCATGAAGAAAGCTTTCAGTTATGTGAAATGGAAGTGACAAATCTTCAGCTAACACCAAAG gagACTGAAGAGGGAGTGACGATGTCAGACATGAGTCGGCGTCCATTGTTGTCTGAGTTTGCGATGGAAGAGTTTGAGCTCCCTGCTAACATTCATTTCCAAGAAATGCCCCTTTTCCCCAAATGGCAACCTCCTCTCAAGGTCATGGCTGTTCTCATGCTCATGTCTTTTATCTACACATTTCTCAGAGATGTTCTGCACCCATATGTGTCTAATGGTAAAAATGACCTTTATAAAATTCCCATCCTTGTACTGAATAAAGTGCTCCCCTGGACCTCCATCACACTGCTGGCTTTCGTCTATCTGCCTGGTGTCCTGGCTTCTCTGCTCCAGCTGCACAGAG GAACTAAGTACAGTCGTTTTCCTATGTGGCTGGAGAACTGGATGGGTGTAAGAAAACAGCTGGGATTGTTGGCCTTCCTGCTGGCCTGTCTACATGCCCTCTACAGCCTAAGCTACCCAATGAGACGCTCTTATAGATACAAGCTTCTCAACTGGGCCTATCAACAG GTGCAACAGAAGAATGAGAATGCATGGGTAGAGGATGATGTCTGGAGGATGGAGATTTACATATCTCTTGGAATTATAGGACTAGGCATTTTGGCTTTGCTGGCCATCTCCTCCATCCCCTCTGTCAGTGACATGTTAAACTGGAGAGAATTTCAATTTGTCCAG AGGACACTGGGATACACTGCCTTGTTCCTGTGTACATCACATGCTCTGGTTTATGGCTGGAAGAAGTGGGTGGAGCTTAAGCATTATGTGTGGTACACTCCTCCATCATTCATTCTGGCCTCCTTCCTCCCAGCAATAATCCTGTTGGTCAAGACTGTCCTAACCATTTCCTGTTTAGAAAAGAAACTGGGCAGTATTCGACACGGCTGGGAAAGACCAGGCCGAAAGGGACTCTCTGACAAAGACTcactctga
- the LOC136708762 gene encoding STEAP1 protein-like isoform X2 — translation MSDMSRRPLLSEFAMEEFELPANIHFQEMPLFPKWQPPLKVMAVLMLMSFIYTFLRDVLHPYVSNGKNDLYKIPILVLNKVLPWTSITLLAFVYLPGVLASLLQLHRGTKYSRFPMWLENWMGVRKQLGLLAFLLACLHALYSLSYPMRRSYRYKLLNWAYQQVQQKNENAWVEDDVWRMEIYISLGIIGLGILALLAISSIPSVSDMLNWREFQFVQRTLGYTALFLCTSHALVYGWKKWVELKHYVWYTPPSFILASFLPAIILLVKTVLTISCLEKKLGSIRHGWERPGRKGLSDKDSL, via the exons ATGTCAGACATGAGTCGGCGTCCATTGTTGTCTGAGTTTGCGATGGAAGAGTTTGAGCTCCCTGCTAACATTCATTTCCAAGAAATGCCCCTTTTCCCCAAATGGCAACCTCCTCTCAAGGTCATGGCTGTTCTCATGCTCATGTCTTTTATCTACACATTTCTCAGAGATGTTCTGCACCCATATGTGTCTAATGGTAAAAATGACCTTTATAAAATTCCCATCCTTGTACTGAATAAAGTGCTCCCCTGGACCTCCATCACACTGCTGGCTTTCGTCTATCTGCCTGGTGTCCTGGCTTCTCTGCTCCAGCTGCACAGAG GAACTAAGTACAGTCGTTTTCCTATGTGGCTGGAGAACTGGATGGGTGTAAGAAAACAGCTGGGATTGTTGGCCTTCCTGCTGGCCTGTCTACATGCCCTCTACAGCCTAAGCTACCCAATGAGACGCTCTTATAGATACAAGCTTCTCAACTGGGCCTATCAACAG GTGCAACAGAAGAATGAGAATGCATGGGTAGAGGATGATGTCTGGAGGATGGAGATTTACATATCTCTTGGAATTATAGGACTAGGCATTTTGGCTTTGCTGGCCATCTCCTCCATCCCCTCTGTCAGTGACATGTTAAACTGGAGAGAATTTCAATTTGTCCAG AGGACACTGGGATACACTGCCTTGTTCCTGTGTACATCACATGCTCTGGTTTATGGCTGGAAGAAGTGGGTGGAGCTTAAGCATTATGTGTGGTACACTCCTCCATCATTCATTCTGGCCTCCTTCCTCCCAGCAATAATCCTGTTGGTCAAGACTGTCCTAACCATTTCCTGTTTAGAAAAGAAACTGGGCAGTATTCGACACGGCTGGGAAAGACCAGGCCGAAAGGGACTCTCTGACAAAGACTcactctga